A single genomic interval of Sceloporus undulatus isolate JIND9_A2432 ecotype Alabama chromosome 2, SceUnd_v1.1, whole genome shotgun sequence harbors:
- the ARRDC3 gene encoding arrestin domain-containing protein 3 isoform X1: protein MVLGKVKSLTLSFDCLNDSNVPVYSSGDTVSGRVSLEVTGEIRVKSLKIHARGHAKVRWTESRNAGSNTAYTQNYTEEVEYFNHKDLLIGHERDDDNSEEGLHIIHSGRHEYAFSFELPQTPLATSFEGRHGSVRYWVKAELHRPWLLPVKLKKEFTVFEHIDINTPSLLSPQAGTKEKTLCCWFCTSGPISLSAKIERKGYTPGESIQIFAEIENCSSRMVVPKAAIYQTQAFYAKGKMKEVKQLVANLRGESLSSGKTETWNGKQLKIPPVSPSILDCSIIRVEYSLMVYVDIPGAMDLFLNLPLVIGTIPLHPFGSRTSSVSSQCSMNMNWFGLTLPERPEAPPSYAEVVTEEQRQSSLAPAATCDDFERALQGPLFAYIQEFRFLPPPLYSEIDPNPDQPSDDTPSCPSR from the exons ATGGTGCTGGGGAAGGTGAAGAGTCTGACCCTCAGCTTCGACTGTCTGAATGACAGCAACGTGCCCGTCTACTCCAGCGGGGACACAGTCTCAGGGAGGGTGAGCCTGGAGGTGACCGGGGAGATCCGCGTGAAATCCCTCAAGATCCACGCCAGGGGCCACGCCAAAGTCCGCTGGACCGAGTCGAGGAACGCGGGCTCCAACACTGCCTACACGCAGAACTACACCGAGGAGGTCGAGTACTTCAACCACAAGGACCTCTTGATCGGCCACGAAAGAG ATGACGATAATTCTGAAGAAGGCCTCCACATCATTCATTCAGGACGGCATGAATATGCATTCAGCTTTGAGCTTCCACAGAC ACCACTTGCTACCTCATTTGAAGGCAGACATGGCAGTGTGCGCTATTGGGTGAAAGCAGAATTGCACAGGCCTTGGCTTCTACCAGTAAAATTAAAGAAGGAATTTACAGTCTTTGAACATATAGATATCAACACTCCTTCATTACTG TCACCCCAAGCAGGCACAAAAGAAAAGACTCTGTGTTGCTGGTTTTGTACCTCAGGCCCAATATCCTTAAGTGCCAAAATTGAAAGGAAGGGCTACACCCCAG GTGAATCGATTCAGATCTTTGCGGAGATTGAGAACTGTTCTTCCCGGATGGTGGTGCCAAAGGCTGCCATTTATCAAACGCAGGCATTCTATGCCAAAGGGAAAATGAAGGAAGTAAAACAGCTGGTTGCCAACTTGCGTGGAGAATCACTATCATCTGGGAAAACAGAAACCTGGAATGGCAAACAGTTAAAAATTCCACCCGTCTCCCCCTCTATTCTTGATTGTAGCATAATCCGTGTGGAATATTCACTAATG GTATATGTGGATATTCCAGGTGCAATGGACTTGTTTCTTAATCTACCACTTGTTATTGGTACTATTCCTTTACATCCATTTGGCAGCAGAACATCAAGTGTGAGCAGTCAATGCAGCATGAATATGAATTGGTTTGGTCTGACACTGCCTGAAAGACCAGAAG CACCTCCAAGCTATGCAGAAGTGGTCACTGAGGAGCAAAGACAGTCCAGCCTAGCACCTGCAGCTACTTGTGATGACTTTGAAAGAGCACTTCAAGGACCATTATTCGCCTACATCCAGGAATTCCGATTCCTGCCTCCACCACTTTATTCTGAG ATTGATCCAAACCCAGATCAGCCCTCAGATGACACACCATCCTGTCCCTCTCGCTGA
- the ARRDC3 gene encoding arrestin domain-containing protein 3 isoform X2, whose amino-acid sequence MVVPKAAIYQTQAFYAKGKMKEVKQLVANLRGESLSSGKTETWNGKQLKIPPVSPSILDCSIIRVEYSLMVYVDIPGAMDLFLNLPLVIGTIPLHPFGSRTSSVSSQCSMNMNWFGLTLPERPEAPPSYAEVVTEEQRQSSLAPAATCDDFERALQGPLFAYIQEFRFLPPPLYSEIDPNPDQPSDDTPSCPSR is encoded by the exons ATGGTGGTGCCAAAGGCTGCCATTTATCAAACGCAGGCATTCTATGCCAAAGGGAAAATGAAGGAAGTAAAACAGCTGGTTGCCAACTTGCGTGGAGAATCACTATCATCTGGGAAAACAGAAACCTGGAATGGCAAACAGTTAAAAATTCCACCCGTCTCCCCCTCTATTCTTGATTGTAGCATAATCCGTGTGGAATATTCACTAATG GTATATGTGGATATTCCAGGTGCAATGGACTTGTTTCTTAATCTACCACTTGTTATTGGTACTATTCCTTTACATCCATTTGGCAGCAGAACATCAAGTGTGAGCAGTCAATGCAGCATGAATATGAATTGGTTTGGTCTGACACTGCCTGAAAGACCAGAAG CACCTCCAAGCTATGCAGAAGTGGTCACTGAGGAGCAAAGACAGTCCAGCCTAGCACCTGCAGCTACTTGTGATGACTTTGAAAGAGCACTTCAAGGACCATTATTCGCCTACATCCAGGAATTCCGATTCCTGCCTCCACCACTTTATTCTGAG ATTGATCCAAACCCAGATCAGCCCTCAGATGACACACCATCCTGTCCCTCTCGCTGA